CTGTCGATGTGTCTGAAGATTCACTGCATGACATCTGTAGGAAATTACTCATCGGCGAAAACTTCGCCTTTGATACCCTGATAGATGTTTGTGCTGTTGACTATCTTAAATATCGCCAGGAGGCCGGTGAAAAATGGGTTAAACCCAGATTTGCCGTGGTTTATCATTTACTTTCTACCTCTCGCAATCAGCGTCTGCGGCTTCGTGTTTTCGTTGAAGAATCCTCACCTGTGGTCGATTCGGTCATCGATATCTGGAAGTCAGCAGACTGGTATGAGCGTGAGGCTTTTGACCTCTTCGGAATTCTTTTCAAGGGGCATCCGGATCTGCGTCGAATTTTGACAGACTATGGATTCGTCGGGCATCCGTTCCGCAAAGATTTCCCGTTGTCGGGTCATGTCGAAATGCGCTATGACGAGGAAAAAAGCAGGGTGGTCTATCAGCCCGTTTCCATCGAACCTCGTATTCTTGTTCCCAGAGTAATCCGGGAGGAAGGTTACGGTGCCTGAAATACGCAATTACACAATGAACTTTGGCCCGCAGCATCCAGCGGCGCATGGCGTATTGCGCCTGGTGCTCGAGCTGGATGGTGAAGTAATAACGCGTGCCGACCCACACATCGGCCTGCTGCACCGTGCGACTGAAAAACTCGCTGAGACGAAGCCTTACAATCAAAGCATCGGCTATATGGACAGGCTCGATTATGTCTCCATGATGTCGAATGAGCATGCCTATGTGCTGGCGATTGAGAAAATGCTCAGTGTAGAAGTCCCTTTGCGCGCTCAGTATATCCGGGTCATGTTTGATGAAATTACACGCATTCTGAATCATCTGCTATGGCTGGGAACACATGGCCTGGATATTGGTGCAATGACCATGTTTCTCTATTGTTTTAGAGAACGCGAGGATCTGATGGATATCTACGAGGCGGTGTCCGGTGCGCGTTTACATGCGACCTATTATCGTCCTGGCGGTGTCTACCGGGACCTGCCGGATCGTATGTCGCAGTATGAACCGTCTAAATGGCATAACCAGAAGGCCGTCGACCGCATGAATGAGAACCGTCAGGGTTCTCTGCTTGACTTCATCTGGGATTTTACCGAACGCTTCCCTGCTCATGTTGATGAATACGAAGCCTTATTAACCGATAACCGCATCTGGAAGCAACGTACCGTTGATATTGGTGTCGTTTCACCCGAACGGGCAAGAAACCTTGGCTTTACAGGGCCCATGCTGCGTGGTTCAGGCGTTGAATGGGATCTGCGCAAAAAGCAGCCCTATGAAGTTTATGACCGGCTTGATTTTGATATTCCCGTTGGTACTAATGGTGACAACTATGACCGCTATCTGGTGCGCATGGAAGAGTTTCGCCAATCCAATCGTATCATTCGACAGTGTGTTGAATGGCTGCGAAATAATCACGGTGCGGTGATGGTGGAAGACCATAAAATTGTTCCACCAAAGCGTGAATCCATGAAGCACGACATGGAATCGCTGATTCATCATTTTAAATTGTTTACCGAGGGTTATTGCGTGCCGCAAGGCCAGGCCTATGCCGCTATCGAGCATCCTAAGGGTGAATTCGGCATCTATCTTGTTTCAGACGGCGCCAACAAACCCTATAGAGTCAAGATTCGTGCCCCGGGATTTGCACATCTCGCTGCAATGGATGAAATGTCCAATGGTCACATGCTGGCTGACGTAGTGGCTATTATTGGTACCCTGGACATTGTTTTCGGAGAAATTGATCGATGACTGCCATGACTTTATCTGCTGCAGCAATAAGCCAGATCGAAAAGGAACTTGAAAAGTACCCCGCTGATCGCAGACAGTCTGCTGTAATGGCAGCTTTACGTATCGTTCAGGAAGAGTTTCGCTGGGTCAGCAAAGATATTATGCAGGAAATCGCTGACTTGCTTGGTATACCGGCCATCCATGTCTATGAAATAGCGACCTTTTATTCAATGTATGAACACGGGGATGTCGGCGTACACAAGATATGTGTCTGTACCAATATTTCCTGCAAGTTACGCGGTTCTAAAGAAATACTTGACTACCTGAAGGAAAAAACAGGTATCGGACCGGGTGAAACGACAGCGGACGGGCGTATTTGCATTAAGGAAGTGGAATGTCTGGGGGCCTGCGGCGGGGCACCAATGATGCAGGTTAATAAGGAATACCACGAAAATCTGACACCCGACAGTATCGACAGCATACTGGAGGGACTGGATTGACATGATTGACGAAAGCAAACTGAATCTTGTCTGTTTCCGTACCCTTGCCAGGGATGAGCCATGGAGCATGAAATCCTATCTCGATGTAGGTGGTTATTCAGCGCTGAAAAAGATTTTAAAAGAAAAAACGCCGGCTGATGAGATTATAGAAGAGGTCAAAGCATCCGGTCTGCGTGGCCGTGGCGGTGCCGGCTTTCCGACCGGTCTTAAGTGGAGTTTTATGCCCCGCACAGCTCCGGGACAGAAATATATCATCTGCAATTCAGATGAGGGCGAGCCGGGTACCTTCAAGGACCGCGATATCCTGCGTTATAACCCACATCAGTTGATCGAGGGCATAATTATTGCGGGCTATAGTATCGGGGCATCCGTAGGATACAACTACATACGTGGTGAATTCTGGGAACCGTATGAACGTTTCAAAGCTGCTTTGGCAGAAGCGAGAGAAGCCGGGCTGCTCGGTGCTGATATCCAAAGTTCCGGTTTTGATTTTGAGTTACATGTTCATCTTGGTGCAGGGGCCTATATCTGTGGTGAAGAAACGGCATTACTGGAATCAATAGAAGGGAAAAAGGGTCAGCCGCGGTTTAAGCCGCCATTTCCTGCTGGTTATGGCCTCTATGGCAAACCGACAACGATTAACAATACAGAAACCCTGGCATCTATACCGGTGATTCTGGAAAAGGGTGGCAGCTGGTTTGCCGACCTGGGCAAACCCAATAACGGTGGCACAAAGCTTTTTTCAGTCTCCGGTCATGTCAATAAACCGGGCAACTATGAAGTGCCGATGGGTACCTCGTTCAAGGACCTGCTGGCGTTAGCCGGTGGCGTACGCGATGGCAGAACACTGAAGGCCGTTATTCCGGGTGGCTCGTCAGTCCCGGTGCTACCGGGGGATGTCATGATGGAACTGGATATGGATTATGATTCGATTGCCGGTGCCGGATCCATGCTGGGAGCAGGTTCGGTGATCGTGATGGACGATACGACGGATATGGTCGACGTGCTGGAACGTCTTTCCTGCTTCTACTATGAGGAATCCTGTGGTCAGTGTACTCCGTGCAGGGAAGGGACGGGCTGGCTATATCGGGTGATACACCGTATCAATTCTGGTGCAGGAAAAAGTGAGGATCTTGATCTGCTGACTGACATGGCCAGTAACATACAGGGCCGCACTATCTGTGCATTAGGAGATGCGGCGGCGATGCCGGTAGTAAGTTTTATCACGCGATTCAGAGGTGAATTTGAAGCAAAAATTGATATTAATATTAATCGCAAAGCAACTGCCTGAAGAATACTGACACATAGACTAAACATGGCAACAATAGAAATTAACGGACAAAAGATCGAAGCAGAAGCGGGATCGATGTTGATCAGGGCAGCTGATGCAGCGGGTATCTATATCCCGCGTTTCTGCTATCACGATAAGTTGTCCATTGCCGCGAATTGCCGCATGTGTCTGGTCGAGGTAGAAAATTCACCGAAGCCGCTGCCCGCCTGTGCCACACCCATTACAGACGGGATGAAGGTAGAAACGCGGTCTGAACAGGCGCGTGCCGCACAGAAAGGCACCATGGAATTCCTGCTCATCAATCACCCGCTGGATTGCCCGATTTGTGATCAGGGTGGTGAATGTGAGCTACAGGATTTATCTGTTGGCTATGGCAAAGACATTTCGCGCTTTTCTGAAGGCAAACGTGTTGTACTGGATAAGAATTTAGGCTCGCTAATTTCCACAGACATGACACGCTGTATTCACTGTACCCGTTGTGTACGTTTTGGCCAGGAGATAGCGGGCATTATGGAACTGGGCATGGTAAACCGCGGCGAGCACAGCGAGATTATGACCTTTATGGAACAGGCCGTCTGTTCTGAGATGTCAGGTAATGTCATTGATCTGTGCCCGGTCGGTGCGCTGACCTCTAAACCGTTCCGTTTCAGGGCGCGTAGCTGGGAAATGCAGAACCACCATGGCGTAGCTGTTCACGACACCGTCGGGTCAAACACCATAGTCCAGACTCTACGTGGTGAAGTATTACGTGTGTTACCACGCGAGAATCAGGATATAAACGAGGAATGGTTATCAGATCGTGACCGTTTCAGTTACACCGCGAATAACTCAGAGCAGCGTTTGACTACGCCTATGCTGAAGATCGATGGCGAATGGAAGAAAGTGGACTGGCACACAGCACTGGACAATGTCTCCAGTAAGCTGAAGAAGATTGTTGATGAATATGGTGCAGAAAGCATTGGCGCACTGGCTTCGCCAACCTCCACGCTGGAAGAATTCTCCCTGCTGGCAAAACTGATGCGGGGACTGGGTAGCCAGAACATGGACTACCGTCTGCGTCAGCAGGATTTCAGGGCTGATGGTGCAATGTCTGCCCCCTTACTGGGCGACAGCATAGTAAGTCTGGAGCAGGCCAAAACTGTATTGCTGATAGGCAGCAATATCCGTAAGGAGCAGCCGATACTGGCAACGCGTCTACGCAAGGCGGCAAAAAACGGTACCAACATCAATGCCATCAACAGCACTAAATTCGATTTTGCCTTGCCGTTACAGACCAATATTGCTGTTTCACCTGCGATGCTGGTGGCCACACTAGCTAGACTTGTAGTGATCATCTCACTGAAAAAGCAGGTGTCTATTAATGATGTGGTGGAAGAAATTGCTGAATCATGCGACGCAAATAAAGAGCTAGATGGACTGGCAGACAGCCTGATTGAAGCAGGTAGCGACGGGCAAATTATTATTGGCTCGATGGCGCAAATGGATGCCAATTATTCTCTGCTGGTTGCGCTTGCTACGATTATTGGGAATATTACCGATGCCAAATCCGGAAGACTGGAAGAGGGCAACGCAGCAGCGGCCTGGCAGGCATCATTCCTGCCATTTTCTGATAAGGAAATAGCCGGTAAGAACACCACAGAGATGCTGAACCCAGCTTTGAAGGCCTGTTTGTTATTTAATATTGAACCATCGCTGGATTGTATCGCTGGCAATAAGGCGGTGGATGCGTTACATGAGACAGGCATGGTCATCCATGTCGGTTGTTATCGCAGTGAGGAAATTGAAGAGCTTGCGCATGTCATGCTGCCATTAGCTTCTGTTACTGAGAGCGATGGAACACACGTCAATTGTGAAGGCAATATGCAAAGCTGGAAGGCGGTGGTTCACCCACAGGGCGATGCGAAACCCGGTTGGAAAGTGCTGCGTGTGCTGGCGAATTATCTTGAGCTGGATGGCTTTGATTATACTGCAAGCGAAACGATTCGAGACGAAAGCAGCAGTCTCATCAGTGCAGCAACAAGAACAGCTAGTATGGAGCTATATGCACCTGTGCTTGTTGAACAAAATATGTTGGCGTGTATCTCTCATCTTTCTTTATATCGTGTTGATACCGTTACACGTCGCTCACAGCCGTTGCAACAGACGCTGGATAATCCACCTGCAGCAGCGGGTATGCACCCGGACACACTGGCATCTATGGGGATAGATGACGGCATCACGGTAGAACTGGCAAATGGAGATGAAAAAATTGACATCAGCGTGTATGCCAGTACATCAATACCATTGAACTGCGTCTTGTTGCCAACTGCAATGCGGGAGACCGCCGCATTGGGCAGTGCAAACTGGTTAGAGGTGAAGTCCCATGCCTGAATGGATACTTTATTTACTTGATTTTCTGCCGGACTGGGACTGGTTGCATGTTCTGCTTATCGCTCTCATTAAGGTGGTGGCGATCCTCATACCATTGGTTGTGGCGGTTGCCTATTTGCCCTATGCGGAGCGCAAGATCGTCGGCTATATGCAGATCCGTATCGGACCCAATCGGGTAGGTCCCAGGGGATGGCTGCAACCGATAGCAGATGCACTGAAGCTGATTCTAAAAGAGATCATCGTTCCGACTAAATCGAATAGATATCTGTTTATACTGGCACCGATACTGACAATTGGGCCGGCCATTGCTGCCTGGTCAGTGATTCCGTTTACCGATACATTGGTACTGGCTAATATCAATGCGGGTCTGCTGTTTGTTCTTGCTATGAGCTCCATCGGCATCTACGGCATCATCATTGCTGGTTGGGCATCCAATTCAAAATATGCCTTTCTCAGCGCCATGCGTGCCTCTGCCCAGATTGTCTCCTATGAACTGGCGATGGGCTT
The genomic region above belongs to bacterium BMS3Abin11 and contains:
- the nuoC1 gene encoding NADH-quinone oxidoreductase subunit C 1; this translates as MNSIERLQALQSRIAEVAGDAIQASAIDLGELTVDVSEDSLHDICRKLLIGENFAFDTLIDVCAVDYLKYRQEAGEKWVKPRFAVVYHLLSTSRNQRLRLRVFVEESSPVVDSVIDIWKSADWYEREAFDLFGILFKGHPDLRRILTDYGFVGHPFRKDFPLSGHVEMRYDEEKSRVVYQPVSIEPRILVPRVIREEGYGA
- the nuoD gene encoding NADH-quinone oxidoreductase subunit D produces the protein MPEIRNYTMNFGPQHPAAHGVLRLVLELDGEVITRADPHIGLLHRATEKLAETKPYNQSIGYMDRLDYVSMMSNEHAYVLAIEKMLSVEVPLRAQYIRVMFDEITRILNHLLWLGTHGLDIGAMTMFLYCFREREDLMDIYEAVSGARLHATYYRPGGVYRDLPDRMSQYEPSKWHNQKAVDRMNENRQGSLLDFIWDFTERFPAHVDEYEALLTDNRIWKQRTVDIGVVSPERARNLGFTGPMLRGSGVEWDLRKKQPYEVYDRLDFDIPVGTNGDNYDRYLVRMEEFRQSNRIIRQCVEWLRNNHGAVMVEDHKIVPPKRESMKHDMESLIHHFKLFTEGYCVPQGQAYAAIEHPKGEFGIYLVSDGANKPYRVKIRAPGFAHLAAMDEMSNGHMLADVVAIIGTLDIVFGEIDR
- the nqo2 gene encoding NADH-quinone oxidoreductase subunit 2 yields the protein MTAMTLSAAAISQIEKELEKYPADRRQSAVMAALRIVQEEFRWVSKDIMQEIADLLGIPAIHVYEIATFYSMYEHGDVGVHKICVCTNISCKLRGSKEILDYLKEKTGIGPGETTADGRICIKEVECLGACGGAPMMQVNKEYHENLTPDSIDSILEGLD
- the nuoF gene encoding NADH-quinone oxidoreductase subunit F yields the protein MIDESKLNLVCFRTLARDEPWSMKSYLDVGGYSALKKILKEKTPADEIIEEVKASGLRGRGGAGFPTGLKWSFMPRTAPGQKYIICNSDEGEPGTFKDRDILRYNPHQLIEGIIIAGYSIGASVGYNYIRGEFWEPYERFKAALAEAREAGLLGADIQSSGFDFELHVHLGAGAYICGEETALLESIEGKKGQPRFKPPFPAGYGLYGKPTTINNTETLASIPVILEKGGSWFADLGKPNNGGTKLFSVSGHVNKPGNYEVPMGTSFKDLLALAGGVRDGRTLKAVIPGGSSVPVLPGDVMMELDMDYDSIAGAGSMLGAGSVIVMDDTTDMVDVLERLSCFYYEESCGQCTPCREGTGWLYRVIHRINSGAGKSEDLDLLTDMASNIQGRTICALGDAAAMPVVSFITRFRGEFEAKIDININRKATA
- the nqo3 gene encoding NADH-quinone oxidoreductase chain 3, giving the protein MATIEINGQKIEAEAGSMLIRAADAAGIYIPRFCYHDKLSIAANCRMCLVEVENSPKPLPACATPITDGMKVETRSEQARAAQKGTMEFLLINHPLDCPICDQGGECELQDLSVGYGKDISRFSEGKRVVLDKNLGSLISTDMTRCIHCTRCVRFGQEIAGIMELGMVNRGEHSEIMTFMEQAVCSEMSGNVIDLCPVGALTSKPFRFRARSWEMQNHHGVAVHDTVGSNTIVQTLRGEVLRVLPRENQDINEEWLSDRDRFSYTANNSEQRLTTPMLKIDGEWKKVDWHTALDNVSSKLKKIVDEYGAESIGALASPTSTLEEFSLLAKLMRGLGSQNMDYRLRQQDFRADGAMSAPLLGDSIVSLEQAKTVLLIGSNIRKEQPILATRLRKAAKNGTNINAINSTKFDFALPLQTNIAVSPAMLVATLARLVVIISLKKQVSINDVVEEIAESCDANKELDGLADSLIEAGSDGQIIIGSMAQMDANYSLLVALATIIGNITDAKSGRLEEGNAAAAWQASFLPFSDKEIAGKNTTEMLNPALKACLLFNIEPSLDCIAGNKAVDALHETGMVIHVGCYRSEEIEELAHVMLPLASVTESDGTHVNCEGNMQSWKAVVHPQGDAKPGWKVLRVLANYLELDGFDYTASETIRDESSSLISAATRTASMELYAPVLVEQNMLACISHLSLYRVDTVTRRSQPLQQTLDNPPAAAGMHPDTLASMGIDDGITVELANGDEKIDISVYASTSIPLNCVLLPTAMRETAALGSANWLEVKSHA